Sequence from the Podarcis raffonei isolate rPodRaf1 chromosome 16, rPodRaf1.pri, whole genome shotgun sequence genome:
gggcGCTTTCCCTTATAGATATATGTCTGTAGTGCATTGTGGGGGTGAGGAATCACGTTATCTCCCCCTGAGGGTGGgacctggggaggggggcaacTTGGGGAGGGGGTCACGCAGTGGGGGAGGGGCAAATTGAGGAGTATTTGTGGGGTTCCCCTGCTTTTATTATGGGAGGGTCACAGAGGCCAAGGCGGGGCAGAAGGAAATAAAGGGGGGTATTCATTATAAGGGGGTCTCCATCATATTTGCTGGcttcattggggtgggggtgggggggtggaaatgCTGAGGACAGTTGAGGGGGAGCCACCAATGATCCTCCCACCTTCAGCCTTATGGGAAAGGAGATTATTATATAATTATTGGGGGGTTGGGATCAAATAACGGGGAGAAGTCCCAAGATACAGGCTAAGGAGGGTGCAGGAGTGTTATGGAGTCTGCGCGCTGCCATCATAGGAATACATCAGTGGGCACACAGTTGACATagggaatttgtggccctcccaACTTCCATCGGCCCCCCAGTCAGCGTGGTcgggggtgctgggagttgtagttcagtgacatttggagggctgtggtgctgtgggttaaaccacagagcctagggcttgccaatcagaaggttggcggttcaaatccccccagcttctgccaacctagcagttcaaaagcatgtcaaagtgcaagtagataaataggtaccactctggtgggaaggtaaacggcgtttccgtgcgctgctctggttcgccagaagcggcttagttatgctggctacatgacccagaagctgtacaccagctcccttggccaataaagcaagatgagcgccacaaccccagagtcggccacgactggacctaaaggtcaggggtctctttacctttacctctggttTAGGGAATTAGAAGGTGCAAACTGAGGTATTTGTTGGTGGAGTTGTGGGTTCAGAACGGgaaattgggaaattctggattgGCATTAGTAATCTGGGCAGGGAGCTGGTTGGCACCCGGTGAAATATCTGCAAACAGTGGAGCACAGTAACGGGGGCAGGGGGCTGTAGAACAGGAGTTGGGGTGGGGGATGTAGGAGACCTTAAGTCAACATGCCGTTGCTTTGCAGCCTCCAGATGGGAAAAGCTGGACGCTTGGGAGATGGAGTTTCAGGCGGCAGAGTTAGCAgtgccctctctcttttttaccttttacatctGGCAGTTCCCATGTTTAGTCTGCAGCCTCTCCAGTTTAGAAGGCTGTTAGGTAGAATGGCTAAGAAAAACGTCCACCTGAGACCTTGAGGAGTCTTTCCCAGGCAAAACAGGCAACGCAGAACTAGATTGAGATCAGTGTTCCAGCCAGCATATGGCAGCTTTTAATGTTCATTATTCATTACTATCTACTCAGATTAATATCCTGCATTGCCTAGGGCACATATCATTAATATTTTTAAGCATTCTGAGAGCAGGCAGAAACATTCTAAAATTACAGTCAACAACTGATTTCAAGATTGATCTTATGGTCAGCCCTTAAATGCCACATTCCATTTGAAAGTCAATAATGAAGGAGGCAGACACACCTCATTGTAGAATGTGAGATAGTTGATCTTGGGTTAGGTGCCCTTTTGGGTACTTTGCtcccaagtcatttagggctagTACTAACCCCTTGAATGTATTTCTAGCAAAATGTTTTCTGCATAAAGGGGGAAGGGGTCAACCTCCTAAAAGCCATTTCTTACAAGTTACCAAGTTTTTTCCCCACTCTCTCTcgttccctctcccccctcccctgctgtcTCAAGGAGTCTGGACTATGCTGTTGGTCAACCCCTCATCGTGAAAGAGCTGTCCCAGCATGGAGTTCCCCAACCACAGCAAGAACTTGCTGCAGAGCCTCTGGGAGCAGCAACACGAGGGCTTCCTTTGTGACTGCACAGTCCTCGTGGGCAGCACCCAGTTCCTGGCCCACCGGGCAGTGCTGGCCTCCTGCAGTGCCTTTTTCCACATGTTCTATAAGGAGCGGCTGGACAAGAGAGACTTGGTCTCCATTAACAATGAGATCGTTACTGCGCCCGCCTTCGGGCTGCTGCTGGAATTCATGTACAAAGGCAGCCTCTCCTTTAACGACATGCCGGTGGAAGACATCCTGGCGGCTGCCAGCTACTTGCACATGAACGACATCGTCAAGGTGTGCAAGAAGAAGCTGCAGGCCCGCGCCTTGGCGGAAGCAGACAGCACCAAGAAGGAGGAGGATCCCCTGGGCAGCTCAGAGCTTCTGCCCAGCACCTCCAAGTGCCAACTTCAAACGTCTGGAGCCCAGCCGCTGCCGCCCCCTCAGCCAAGCGAAGCAGGGAAGAGCAAGAAACAGGAGTGGAAAGGTGGAGAGAAAATGGTTTCCGAGGAGCCATTGGCCTCCACGTTGGACATGGCGGACACCACGCAGCCAGGGAtggaagctcctcctcctcctgtgaggCCTCTTCCAGCCCCCGTCATTGACATCTCTCTCTCCAGCCCTAGCAGCTCCACCGAAACCATATCACACAGCTGCTCGCCACCGAGGAACGCAGCTGAGGGTCATGCTGGCCCTCCGGAGAGGTATGTGGAACAACAGACAGGTGGTCTTGGTGTGTTTTGCCAGAAGGAGCCAAGCAGGTCCTCTGTCAAGGTCAAGGTGGAAGCCATCGTGATCTCCGACGAGGAGCCGGACATGATGGATCAATTGGAGGGGCAGAGCGCAGATTTGAGGCTGGAGACGATATTCCAGAGGTCCACTGTAGAGGCAGGGCCTGCCGGAAGCTGTGGGCGCCACCCCGACAGCTTTGAAGAGCCAGGTGGGATGGAAGAGGTCTCTTCCGAGAGCGGCTTCCTGCCTCAAGAGCACGTCCCGTACCACATGATCCCTGTGCCTGCCGGACAAAGCTTCTCCAACATGGTGACTCCGCCCTTGCACGAACAGATGTACTTGCAGGACTACGAGTCCCACACCAACTTTGGCATCTTCTCGGAAGACGTCCCCACCTGCAAGACGTGCGGGAAGACCTTCTCGTGCTCCTACACCCTGCGGCGCCACGCCACCGTCCACACGCGGGAACGCCCCTACGAGTGCCGCTACTGCATGCGGAGTTACACGCAGTCCGGAGACCTTTACCGGCACATCCGCAAGGCCCACAACGAGGACCTGGCAGCCAAGCGTTGCAAACAGGATGTTGAGAACCCTTCGTAGGGGGTCTATACCCCCACCCAGTTTGGGCCGTAGGGCAGGTGGTTCACGACTGAGCAGATGGACGGTTCCCAACATGCAAGGACAAAAAAACCCATCCCTTTTGTAAAACTTTGTGCAGAAGCCAGGAGGCAGAGAGAGCCCGCCCTAACTGTCCGAGCCAATGATGGGGGCTCATCCTATCAGGTTCAACCTTCCCTCCTGGCTTCCTAATCATTTCCCCACCTGGCCCTTGAgaatttcttgtttgtttttccacGAGGTGAATTGTTGGGAAGTTGGGTTTGCACCCGGGTCAGCCCTGTGCATCGTTTGGAAGAAGCAAACGTAAAAAGAACTGGGGAAGGGGTTCGTCCTCCCACTCCAGTATTTATTTATGTACAAACTCGTGGCTGCAGGTTTAATATGAAGTTGGAGAGGTATTTAAGCTTGAGCTCTAGGTATTGCTGCCTAGAGGGCATTCTGTTTTGTGGGAGGAAAGGCCTGAAAGCCTTTTGTTCCTGACAGTTGTTGCAAATCAGAATTTCACTTGACAGCAGGGGGGATGGGAACAGCTCTAGCCCTCCTGGATGCACAGAAAAAGATTGCATAGGGGGAGAAGCGCCTGTGAGGAAGACTGTGTTGAAAGGCATGATTCTGACTCTGTCCCACCATGCAGTGCAGGTGGGACTCATTGGGAGAAGTGGGCAGagtattccttttcaaaacagccCCCCTGCCCCACTCTTTGTGACACGTTGGATGTCATGAGTCTAAAACAGTGGAGGCTGATGCAAGGgaaagtggggcactgcccccacCAACTTCATGCCTGACTTTAGCCAACCTCCTTGGCTCTGCCTTCTGCTTACCCTCAGACCAGggggtggctctgcctgtcattggctctggcgccacctactgttggtctctctgccttccatcctacaaggcagccctgtatccggAACTTCTCAATGTTTGAcatttttctgtgtgtttattatgctggaagctgccgagagtggcGGGGGCAACCCTATCAGGTGGGTGGAGTATAaggaataaattattatattcttATAGTCCCAATAGGCACTAGCCCCATCTAAAGCAGGCAATGCACAGGCCCCCACCAggtgcatccctgttttgaaatgCTCCCATTTCACAGACAAAGATCAAAGTCCGACAGATGGGACTTGCCAAGGTCATGCACAGCGCAGGTGAGATTTTAACTTTTCCCACTTCCAAGTCACTTCCGacgctctttcccgttttcaagCCTGCTCACTTCAGAGcagccactgccagcctcaaCCTTCCTCCCAGGACTTGCCAACCCTCCCACTGTGAAATGTGTTTCTCCAACCTGTTTGTTCTTCTAAGCAGCTACAAAGCAGCTTCACTGCCAAGGATACCCATTTAACAGTAAAAAAAACCAGGCATCAAGTGCTCCAGTACACTCTTTTCTGTgattttggggtgtgggtgggtgtgggggtttGTGGGTGGGGGTTTTTCCTCTCCTCTAAGGCTAGGGATTCCCAAATTGTGGTCCGTGGCATAGCTACATTAAATACCAACATTCATTTTAAGTAGTATTTTTATTACTTCTTTAACTTCTTACATTGCATTTAACTGAAGTGCAGTTTGACGTCTACAGGATGCAAGCTAatacaatgtaagaaataaaagatgcCATAACCGTACAATTAAAAAAATCACACGGTATCTAGATTGAGACATTGCCAGTGCTACAATAGGCAGAAAAATCATGCAAGGAGTCCACCAAGACTAACCAGCGATTTCCAGCTGGATGGCAGAGAAGGGGGCAAGGGTCAGGACACAGCTGGGGTTCTGCAGAGCTGATCTTAAGCAAAGAGTCATTTGCTTTCATCCATCTTCTTGAGATCTCCAAGAGTCTGAATCAGGCTTGAAGCAGAATACCTTGATGCCAGTTATGTCATTTAGGAAACCGAGGTGCATGGGGAAGAGAAGAGTGCCATCCCCCACAAAAGCAGATTTTGGCAcgcaaaacatgtttttaaactgtattttctaCTCAAGAGTGGTAGTTTAACATGCAAGGTACAAAGTAATTGAAGTGTTGAACAAAGTGACATTTCCCCCCGTTACAGTAAACCATAATTTTATATTATAAACCCAGTTGTTCCAATGTTCCCTTTTTCAGAAGTCTTAATACTTGCAATTAAATAGAAAAAAACAGATCCCCTTCACCTCTGCACATGAAACCTTGTGGTTGGGCCATGAAAAAGAAGGCTGCACTGGCCCATCTGCCACAGGAGATCCAAGAGATGATCTCATTCCAGCAGGCAAAACCCTCACCACACAGGCTACCCCTGGAGCCATCATCCCTGGATGTCAAAAGAAAGAGTATCGGAGGCAATCTCCGTTTATGGACTTGGTAATGGGGAGTATGGGAGGGGGAGCAATAATATAACCAGCTACCACCCCCGAATTGAAGGATAGGGAACCAACAACCTTCCTGGTGTTGCTGAACACCATTGGGCCAGGCTGGTGAGAGTCGGGAGCCCAACACTGGGAGGGTCACTGGTTCATGGCCATCCCTGACGATCAAAGCAGTCTCCTACTGTATCAACCTGGGAGCAGAAGCGAAGGCCGGGAAGGACTTTAACATAGTGCGTGCTTAGGAAGGCCATTCCTTGGCAATACTAAGAAAGGTGCGGTTTGGGGTACCTCTTTCTCAAGGACAACTGCAAGGAGGTGGGGGTGAGTTTCACCTTGGTAGATCAAAACCTACGTTCCAAGAAAACCATAatctggtggggtggggagaaagaagagATAGTTGGTGTCCAAAATGCAGGTGATCACATCTCCCAGACAAAATAAACGAGGAACTCGGGATCCAAAGGCGACCCATTTGCCATCAGCCAAACATCTCCTGAGAGGCATAGGTCATATAGAGGAAGCCATCTTCATCTTTGTACGTCATGTACACTTCAGACATGGTGGAAGACATGCTGACGAGGCTGCGGTTGCCGTCAACCAGGAAGTAGAATGCCTGAGTGGACCCGATGCACATTCGGTTGCTGAGGGAGGAAACGGGCACGAGTAAAAACATGGCTTCCGGGTAGCCTAAACAAATTCTGCATCCTCACCTGCCCCAAAACAGTGGAGTCTGGTCCGTTAGGGTGCATGGCGCGCTGCCCTGAGCTTGCCCACACCTGCCCGACTTCTGACTTCCAACCAATCAGGAGCTGGCTCTGCCTGCAATTGGCTCCAGCCCTGGCTGTCATTGGCTATAGCTCCGCCTCCATGCCTTCcgccccaccagccccagctaccACTGCCCCTCCAAGCCTATTTCCCTGTGTGCCAATATAATAATATTTCTCCCCCACTCTCACACACCAAGCCAGAGCATTAAAAATCCAATTAACATAGTCGCTGCTTAAATCCAGCCCAACATATGGTTGTAGAAGGATGAGCGACCCAGCCAGATGCTTAGTAATCCTCCCATTTTTACAGGCTGCCCAGATTCCTCAGAGGCTCATTCACCGGATGATTGTGATGAACTGGCCCATGGTGAGGTCTTCAGGAACCAGAAACTTGGTCTTGTCCAAGGCT
This genomic interval carries:
- the ZBTB3 gene encoding zinc finger and BTB domain-containing protein 3, translated to MEFPNHSKNLLQSLWEQQHEGFLCDCTVLVGSTQFLAHRAVLASCSAFFHMFYKERLDKRDLVSINNEIVTAPAFGLLLEFMYKGSLSFNDMPVEDILAAASYLHMNDIVKVCKKKLQARALAEADSTKKEEDPLGSSELLPSTSKCQLQTSGAQPLPPPQPSEAGKSKKQEWKGGEKMVSEEPLASTLDMADTTQPGMEAPPPPVRPLPAPVIDISLSSPSSSTETISHSCSPPRNAAEGHAGPPERYVEQQTGGLGVFCQKEPSRSSVKVKVEAIVISDEEPDMMDQLEGQSADLRLETIFQRSTVEAGPAGSCGRHPDSFEEPGGMEEVSSESGFLPQEHVPYHMIPVPAGQSFSNMVTPPLHEQMYLQDYESHTNFGIFSEDVPTCKTCGKTFSCSYTLRRHATVHTRERPYECRYCMRSYTQSGDLYRHIRKAHNEDLAAKRCKQDVENPS
- the LOC128404401 gene encoding microtubule-associated proteins 1A/1B light chain 3C-like: MDSFPPFKHRKTFASRKSEVATIRMKFPGKLPIILERYPKEKMLPALDKTKFLVPEDLTMGQFITIIRNRMCIGSTQAFYFLVDGNRSLVSMSSTMSEVYMTYKDEDGFLYMTYASQEMFG